The Sporichthyaceae bacterium genome includes a window with the following:
- a CDS encoding alpha/beta hydrolase-fold protein has protein sequence MSGGRRTRKTGRRFRLVGASLAAAVTLGGVGVALDPAIRTLRSPDRVATLGAPVRLAGSAADLPSPEPTAAPHATVAPQPSPEPKPAPSPSRSPVPTGTPATAAAAGAAPTQGHRHPLPTVTEPGVGGATWNVLDGWANPVDWPTRGTVVSTTVRGATTGLSEPAYVYLPPAYFQPATAALGATGQGRRDLPMTVVFTGYPGDNGHLITRQHYPDAVAAGIASGTIAQTVLLMISPAATFPWDTECSDIPGGPRAFTFYSREAPDAAATEFGLRPKAYASIGDSTGGYCAAKLESIDPGRFGVAVALSGYFSPATDRTTRGTFGDKTLRNTNDLGWRLAHRPVPNVQLLLATAQDERGADGYATNQAWMRLVRSPMTADELVLAHGGHNSASWDREIPYAMSWISARLPHDHVHAAAQPTDSEVATSDGKARTGTARASSTWQPATVAPGDRTRRRSRAGRPA, from the coding sequence TTGAGCGGCGGACGGCGCACGCGGAAGACCGGCCGCAGATTTCGGCTGGTCGGCGCCTCGCTCGCCGCAGCCGTGACGTTGGGCGGTGTCGGAGTCGCACTCGACCCGGCGATCCGGACCTTGCGATCGCCGGACCGCGTGGCGACCCTCGGGGCGCCCGTACGGCTCGCCGGCTCCGCAGCCGACCTGCCGAGTCCGGAACCGACCGCCGCACCCCACGCAACCGTCGCCCCGCAGCCGTCCCCGGAGCCCAAGCCCGCGCCGAGCCCGAGCCGGTCCCCGGTGCCGACCGGCACCCCCGCGACCGCCGCCGCCGCGGGCGCGGCGCCGACGCAAGGGCACAGGCACCCGTTGCCCACGGTCACCGAGCCCGGGGTCGGCGGCGCCACCTGGAACGTGCTGGACGGGTGGGCGAACCCGGTCGACTGGCCCACCCGCGGAACCGTCGTGTCCACCACCGTGCGCGGCGCGACCACCGGTCTGTCCGAACCGGCCTACGTCTACCTCCCGCCGGCTTACTTCCAGCCGGCGACCGCCGCGCTCGGCGCCACCGGCCAGGGCCGACGCGACCTGCCGATGACCGTGGTGTTCACCGGATACCCCGGCGACAACGGCCACCTGATCACCCGTCAGCACTACCCCGACGCGGTGGCCGCCGGGATAGCCTCCGGCACGATCGCGCAGACCGTCCTGCTGATGATCTCACCCGCGGCCACCTTCCCGTGGGACACCGAGTGCAGCGACATCCCCGGCGGGCCGCGGGCCTTCACGTTCTACTCCCGCGAAGCGCCGGACGCCGCGGCCACCGAGTTCGGGCTGCGGCCCAAGGCGTACGCCTCGATCGGCGACTCCACCGGCGGGTACTGCGCGGCGAAGCTCGAGTCGATCGACCCCGGCCGCTTCGGCGTGGCCGTCGCGCTGTCCGGTTACTTCAGCCCCGCGACCGACCGGACCACCCGCGGGACCTTCGGTGACAAGACCCTGCGTAACACCAACGACCTGGGCTGGCGGCTGGCGCACCGGCCCGTGCCGAATGTCCAGCTGCTGCTGGCCACGGCGCAGGACGAGCGCGGCGCCGACGGTTACGCGACCAACCAGGCCTGGATGCGTTTGGTGCGCTCCCCGATGACGGCAGACGAACTGGTGCTCGCCCACGGCGGGCACAACTCCGCCAGCTGGGACCGCGAGATCCCGTACGCGATGTCCTGGATCAGCGCCCGCCTCCCCCACGACCACGTGCATGCGGCCGCGCAGCCCACCGACTCCGAGGTGGCCACCAGCGACGGGAAGGCCCGGACCGGCACCGCCCGTGCGTCGAGCACCTGGCAGCCCGCGACCGTCGCGCCGGGCGACCGGACCCGGCGTCGCTCGCGCGCCGGCCGGCCTGCCTGA
- a CDS encoding RNA polymerase sigma factor, whose product MTGKPPFDQVVSVHGPAILRVCRAMLGSPTDAEDAWAETFLAALETYPPLPADANVEAWLVTIAHRKAIDLMRRSARRATPVAELPSTPTEDQRRDLDLHRALTALPDKQRYCVVYHYLIGLPYEEVAGIVGGSAAAARRAAADGIANLRKSEGLIR is encoded by the coding sequence GTGACCGGCAAACCGCCGTTCGACCAGGTGGTGTCCGTGCACGGGCCGGCCATTCTTCGGGTGTGCCGGGCGATGCTCGGCTCGCCCACCGATGCCGAGGACGCCTGGGCGGAGACATTCCTGGCCGCGTTGGAGACGTATCCCCCACTGCCCGCGGACGCCAACGTCGAGGCGTGGCTGGTGACCATCGCGCACCGCAAGGCCATCGACCTGATGCGCCGCTCGGCGCGGCGCGCCACGCCTGTGGCCGAACTGCCATCGACCCCCACCGAGGACCAGCGGCGCGACCTGGACCTGCATCGCGCACTGACCGCGTTGCCAGACAAGCAGCGCTACTGCGTCGTCTACCACTACCTGATCGGCCTGCCCTACGAAGAGGTGGCCGGGATCGTCGGCGGCTCCGCCGCTGCCGCTCGCCGTGCTGCAGCCGACGGGATCGCCAATCTTCGCAAGTCCGAGGGACTGATCCGATGA
- a CDS encoding STAS domain-containing protein: MPDSTSDLGVEGTAGPQVRMTGDLDTSAADELASRLQSVPVGPHALTVDLRSVTYVDSAAVAVLYRHVRRGLRILVRDGTAVAMVMRICGLTAVCDVRFLPA, from the coding sequence ATGCCGGACTCGACGTCCGATCTCGGGGTGGAAGGTACGGCGGGTCCGCAGGTCCGCATGACCGGCGACCTGGACACCAGCGCCGCCGACGAACTGGCGAGCAGGCTGCAGTCGGTGCCGGTCGGGCCGCATGCACTGACGGTCGACCTGAGGTCGGTAACCTATGTCGACAGTGCTGCGGTCGCGGTGCTTTACCGGCACGTGCGCCGCGGGCTGCGGATCCTCGTGCGCGACGGCACGGCGGTCGCGATGGTCATGCGCATCTGTGGGTTGACCGCCGTGTGCGACGTGCGCTTCCTGCCCGCCTGA
- a CDS encoding DUF6027 family protein, giving the protein MQPDDGTPTVRLERWVGPWAQDDPNAAFKAEVAEYTLLDPLETLRGLADFTGVPEGALARYVLAKWACAGNEALLEIGPGMIERLWQIVVAAEADGGDPARLEAYHALRGMLSWLRSGSADAE; this is encoded by the coding sequence GTGCAGCCCGACGACGGAACGCCCACTGTCCGGCTCGAACGCTGGGTCGGGCCCTGGGCGCAGGACGATCCGAACGCGGCGTTCAAGGCCGAGGTCGCCGAATACACGTTGCTCGACCCGCTGGAGACGCTGAGGGGCCTGGCCGATTTCACGGGTGTCCCCGAGGGTGCGTTGGCCCGCTACGTGCTCGCGAAATGGGCCTGCGCGGGCAACGAGGCCCTGCTCGAGATCGGTCCTGGCATGATCGAGCGCCTGTGGCAGATCGTCGTCGCCGCCGAGGCCGATGGTGGCGACCCGGCCCGGCTCGAGGCCTACCACGCGCTGCGGGGGATGCTTTCCTGGCTGCGGTCCGGGTCGGCCGACGCCGAGTAA
- a CDS encoding DUF5666 domain-containing protein: protein MSSPILGRAALVRRGMAIPAGVGLSLLLLTACGGASSTAAPASAATGSNAATTPAAHVPNGVSGQIMSVTGQVLQVQGPAGQTAVNWTDSTALSQVMPAAESDLAVGKCVQVRQAGAGSGGAATAADPTQPLSAGTIVISDPVNGACLRTGGGGGGGGGGARTGMARMGGGVRGTVASIAGDTMTVTPTARPGSSTAPADTTPRTITLTPSTDYSRIGSATSGDLTVGKCVAAFGTPANGGIDAKTVIVRPGGAPCTGAGTAMSGATSTPAPGLDTSGPATAAPSDNTSDTSTPASAGDSSPTGTSGGY from the coding sequence ATGTCCTCTCCGATCCTTGGCCGGGCCGCGCTCGTACGCAGAGGGATGGCGATCCCGGCGGGCGTGGGCCTGAGCCTTCTGCTGTTGACCGCATGCGGCGGTGCGAGTTCCACCGCGGCGCCCGCATCCGCCGCGACGGGCTCGAACGCCGCGACCACCCCGGCCGCTCACGTCCCGAACGGTGTGAGCGGGCAGATCATGTCCGTGACCGGTCAGGTGCTGCAGGTGCAGGGCCCGGCCGGGCAGACCGCGGTCAACTGGACCGATTCCACGGCGCTGTCCCAGGTGATGCCGGCCGCCGAGTCCGACCTCGCGGTCGGCAAGTGCGTCCAGGTTCGGCAGGCCGGCGCGGGCAGTGGTGGCGCAGCCACCGCGGCTGATCCGACCCAGCCGCTGTCGGCCGGCACGATCGTCATCAGCGACCCGGTCAACGGCGCCTGCCTGCGGACGGGTGGCGGCGGTGGCGGTGGCGGCGGCGGCGCGCGGACCGGGATGGCTCGCATGGGCGGCGGGGTCCGCGGCACGGTGGCCTCGATCGCCGGTGACACGATGACCGTCACCCCGACGGCTCGGCCCGGTTCCTCGACCGCCCCCGCCGACACGACCCCCCGGACGATCACGTTGACTCCGTCCACGGACTACAGCCGGATCGGGTCCGCCACCAGCGGCGACCTCACCGTCGGCAAGTGCGTGGCCGCGTTCGGTACTCCCGCCAACGGCGGGATCGACGCGAAGACCGTGATCGTGCGGCCCGGCGGCGCTCCGTGCACCGGCGCGGGCACAGCGATGTCCGGCGCCACCTCGACGCCGGCGCCCGGCCTGGACACCTCGGGCCCGGCCACTGCCGCGCCGTCGGACAACACCTCGGACACCTCGACCCCGGCTTCCGCGGGTGACTCCTCGCCCACGGGTACCTCCGGCGGGTACTGA
- a CDS encoding methylated-DNA--[protein]-cysteine S-methyltransferase: MNRSAQDISRLLSTSGVGAGELGVLRMRLAERAEQAGLLDIAYRTIDSPLGTLLLAATQVGAVRIAYEREGLDDVLATLATRISPRILTAPRRLDSVARQLDEYFAGGRHGFDVALDLCLATGFRRRVLEHLPVIGYGHTASYAAVAAAVDNPKAMRAVGTACATNPLPLLLPCHRVVRSDGGTGQYVGGAAAKQTLLDLEATA, translated from the coding sequence ATGAACCGAAGCGCGCAGGACATCAGCCGGCTGCTGAGTACCTCCGGCGTGGGCGCGGGCGAACTCGGCGTGCTGCGGATGCGTCTGGCCGAGCGTGCCGAGCAGGCGGGTCTGCTGGACATCGCCTACCGCACGATCGACTCGCCACTGGGCACGCTGCTGCTGGCCGCCACGCAGGTCGGCGCTGTCCGCATTGCCTACGAGCGGGAGGGCCTCGATGACGTGCTGGCGACGCTGGCCACCAGGATCAGCCCGCGGATCCTCACCGCACCGCGTCGCCTCGACTCGGTGGCCCGGCAACTCGACGAGTACTTCGCGGGCGGCCGGCACGGCTTCGACGTGGCGCTGGACCTCTGCCTGGCCACGGGTTTCCGACGCCGGGTCCTGGAACACCTGCCGGTCATCGGCTACGGGCACACCGCCAGCTACGCCGCGGTAGCCGCCGCTGTGGACAATCCGAAGGCCATGCGCGCGGTCGGCACCGCGTGCGCCACGAATCCGTTGCCGCTGCTGCTGCCCTGCCACCGGGTGGTGCGCTCCGACGGCGGCACCGGGCAATACGTCGGCGGCGCCGCGGCCAAGCAAACCCTGCTGGACCTCGAGGCCACAGCGTGA
- a CDS encoding 2OG-Fe(II) oxygenase, translated as MSRRRERVDERLDLNDWAAIADELGEHGCAATGELLTACEAAELVELYEQPAAFRSTVDMARHRFGAGQYRYLAYPLPSAVEDLRRALYPRLLPVARDWWSKLGRPAPWPDDFDGWLTQCHEAGQQRPTPLILRYGPGDWNALHRDLYGDLVFPLQVVVNLTEPGADHVGGEFVLVEQRPRAQSRATVTTLPLGCGLIFTTRDRPVPSARGWSAAPVRHGVSTIRSGLRVTLGILFHDAAG; from the coding sequence GTGAGCCGGCGCCGGGAGCGGGTGGACGAGCGGCTGGATTTGAACGACTGGGCGGCGATCGCCGACGAACTCGGCGAGCACGGCTGTGCCGCTACCGGTGAACTGCTCACCGCCTGCGAGGCCGCGGAACTGGTTGAGCTCTACGAGCAACCGGCGGCGTTCCGGTCGACTGTCGACATGGCCCGGCACCGGTTCGGGGCGGGCCAGTACCGGTATCTGGCCTATCCGTTGCCGTCGGCGGTGGAGGACCTGCGCCGGGCGCTGTACCCACGGCTGTTGCCCGTCGCCCGGGACTGGTGGAGCAAGTTGGGCCGACCTGCCCCGTGGCCCGACGACTTCGACGGCTGGCTGACGCAGTGTCACGAAGCGGGTCAGCAACGGCCGACGCCGCTGATCCTGCGCTACGGACCGGGGGACTGGAACGCACTGCACCGCGACCTGTACGGCGATCTGGTGTTCCCGCTGCAGGTGGTCGTCAACCTGACCGAACCCGGGGCCGATCACGTCGGCGGGGAGTTCGTACTGGTCGAACAACGCCCCCGTGCACAGTCGCGGGCGACCGTCACCACGCTGCCGCTCGGGTGCGGCCTGATCTTCACCACCCGCGACCGGCCGGTGCCGTCCGCGCGGGGCTGGTCGGCGGCGCCGGTCCGCCACGGCGTCTCGACGATCCGCAGCGGGCTACGCGTCACCCTGGGCATCCTGTTCCACGACGCGGCCGGATAG
- a CDS encoding LLM class F420-dependent oxidoreductase codes for MELGSYGIWQATGKATPQVAAQAEKLGYGAIWIGGSPAARLSEAEEILDGTERINVATGIVNIWAVPAVEAAASYHRLDAKHPGRFHLGVGIGHREHTAQFADPYATTVAYLDELAAADVPAQRLILAALGPKVMKLAADRTAGAHPYLTTPAHTAQARRILGPGALLAPEHKVLLDTDSARARATARSTVNFYLSLVNYRRNLLKSGFTEADLADGGSDALVDALVLHGTAESVAAGLRAHRDAGADHVCIQVLGEELSDGHRALAEVLELG; via the coding sequence ATGGAGCTGGGCAGCTACGGCATCTGGCAGGCGACGGGCAAGGCGACCCCGCAGGTCGCCGCGCAGGCCGAGAAGCTGGGTTACGGCGCGATCTGGATCGGCGGTTCCCCGGCCGCTCGACTGAGCGAGGCCGAGGAGATCCTGGACGGCACCGAACGCATCAACGTGGCCACGGGCATCGTCAACATCTGGGCCGTTCCCGCCGTCGAGGCCGCGGCGTCCTACCACCGACTCGATGCCAAGCACCCAGGTCGGTTCCACCTCGGGGTGGGCATCGGGCACCGGGAGCACACGGCGCAGTTCGCGGATCCGTACGCCACCACCGTGGCGTACCTCGACGAGTTGGCGGCCGCGGACGTACCGGCGCAGCGCCTGATCCTTGCTGCGTTGGGGCCGAAGGTGATGAAGCTGGCCGCTGACCGCACCGCCGGTGCACACCCGTACCTGACCACGCCCGCCCATACTGCGCAGGCCCGCCGGATCCTGGGGCCGGGTGCCTTGCTGGCACCGGAACACAAGGTGCTGCTGGACACCGATTCGGCGCGCGCCCGGGCGACGGCCCGATCTACCGTGAACTTCTACCTGAGCCTGGTGAACTACCGCCGCAACCTGCTCAAGTCCGGGTTCACCGAGGCCGACCTTGCCGATGGCGGATCCGACGCGTTGGTCGATGCCCTGGTCCTGCACGGCACCGCCGAATCGGTCGCGGCCGGCCTGCGGGCCCACCGCGACGCGGGCGCCGACCACGTCTGCATCCAGGTGCTGGGCGAGGAGTTGTCCGACGGCCATCGGGCACTTGCCGAGGTGCTCGAACTGGGGTGA
- a CDS encoding SpoIIE family protein phosphatase, whose translation MPPLDPDPAPAEADDRLRRLQRVTDAALAHLSVDKLLAEMLERVQELLAVDTVAVLLLDSAAEQLVATAARGIEAEVRQGVRIPLGHGFAGRVAAERQPVLVPSVDRTTVLNPILWEHGIKSLLGVPLLAGGAVLGVLHVGALVERRFSDEDVQLLQVVAERLASALGLRQAEVERAATALLQRSLLPSRLPQVPGLTMAARYVPAEGGRFGGDWYDVFQLPGGGLCVAIGDVVGRGFAAAEVMGRLRNALRAHVLFSDDPAEALTRLNQHVRQFDTARMIATVQVAILDPSLTHVRLSSAGHLPPVLAAPDTAPCPVQTHHDPPIGVAEPRPRRSITFEFPLGAALCMYTDGLVERPDSPLDANLTQLCEALVPDAPETVCRTVMSRLIGDQPSPDDVAILVLRREDPAEAAPVVLEPPTRTATEFHANLRLTAGPRELGAVRDRFIDWLGPFCPDRTVRDELVIALGEATANAYDHSGALPGPDRPAAWVHAVCRDGRVHVTVGDTGVWRPPSEATGNRGRGRTLMAALTDRVEMRTGAEGTVVELWRELPRMTTPAGVAGPERADDRLRLTWISPAEVVAIGEIDLSTAPQFREVLQEADTAVALLVDLRQVDVLQSAGLVELFDRAAAGPLTLVVRPGSAIATVLDVTGIGDVARVEAGSA comes from the coding sequence ATGCCGCCCTTGGACCCAGACCCGGCACCGGCGGAGGCCGACGATCGGCTGCGGCGCCTCCAGCGGGTGACCGACGCGGCCCTGGCCCACCTGTCGGTCGACAAGCTGTTGGCCGAGATGCTGGAGCGGGTCCAGGAACTGTTGGCGGTCGACACCGTCGCGGTCCTGCTGCTCGACTCGGCCGCCGAACAGTTGGTGGCCACCGCGGCGCGCGGGATCGAGGCCGAGGTTCGGCAGGGTGTGCGGATCCCCTTGGGGCACGGCTTCGCCGGTCGCGTGGCCGCCGAGCGCCAACCGGTGCTGGTGCCGAGCGTGGACCGGACCACTGTGCTCAACCCGATCCTGTGGGAGCACGGCATCAAGTCGCTGCTCGGGGTTCCGTTGCTGGCCGGCGGCGCGGTCCTCGGCGTCCTGCACGTCGGCGCATTGGTGGAGCGCAGGTTCAGCGACGAGGACGTGCAGCTGCTGCAGGTCGTCGCCGAGCGGTTGGCGTCCGCGCTCGGCCTGCGCCAGGCCGAGGTCGAGCGCGCCGCCACGGCCCTGCTGCAACGCAGTCTGCTGCCCTCGCGGTTGCCGCAGGTCCCCGGCCTGACCATGGCCGCCCGCTACGTACCCGCGGAGGGCGGCCGTTTCGGTGGCGACTGGTACGACGTCTTCCAGCTACCCGGCGGCGGGTTGTGCGTGGCAATCGGCGACGTCGTCGGGCGGGGGTTCGCCGCGGCGGAGGTCATGGGTCGACTGCGCAACGCGCTGCGGGCCCACGTGCTGTTCAGCGACGACCCGGCCGAGGCACTGACCCGACTGAACCAGCACGTGCGCCAGTTCGACACGGCCCGGATGATCGCCACCGTCCAGGTGGCGATCCTGGACCCGTCGCTGACGCACGTCCGGCTCTCCTCGGCCGGCCACCTCCCACCGGTGCTCGCCGCGCCGGACACCGCGCCTTGCCCGGTCCAGACCCATCACGACCCGCCGATCGGTGTGGCCGAGCCGCGGCCCCGTCGGTCGATCACCTTCGAGTTCCCGCTCGGCGCGGCCCTGTGTATGTACACCGACGGGCTGGTCGAACGGCCCGACAGCCCGCTGGACGCGAACCTGACCCAGCTCTGCGAGGCGCTCGTGCCGGATGCACCCGAGACCGTGTGCCGGACGGTCATGAGCCGGTTGATCGGCGACCAGCCCTCGCCGGATGACGTCGCGATTCTCGTGCTGCGCCGAGAGGACCCGGCCGAAGCGGCACCCGTGGTCCTCGAGCCGCCGACCCGCACCGCGACGGAGTTCCACGCGAACCTGCGGCTGACCGCCGGTCCGCGGGAACTGGGCGCGGTGCGCGACCGATTCATCGACTGGCTGGGCCCGTTCTGCCCCGACCGGACGGTGCGCGACGAACTCGTGATCGCCCTGGGTGAGGCGACCGCGAACGCCTACGACCATTCCGGCGCCTTGCCCGGACCCGACCGGCCCGCCGCCTGGGTCCACGCCGTCTGTCGCGACGGAAGGGTCCACGTCACCGTCGGCGACACCGGCGTGTGGCGGCCGCCCTCGGAGGCGACCGGCAACCGTGGCCGCGGCCGAACGTTGATGGCCGCGCTGACCGATCGCGTCGAGATGCGCACCGGTGCCGAGGGCACGGTCGTGGAACTGTGGAGGGAACTGCCGAGGATGACGACGCCGGCCGGTGTCGCCGGTCCCGAACGCGCCGACGACCGTCTTCGCCTGACCTGGATCAGCCCCGCCGAGGTCGTGGCGATCGGCGAGATCGACCTGTCGACCGCCCCGCAGTTCCGCGAGGTGCTTCAGGAGGCCGACACCGCCGTCGCACTGCTCGTCGATCTACGCCAGGTCGATGTCCTGCAGAGCGCCGGCCTGGTCGAGCTGTTCGACCGGGCCGCCGCGGGTCCGCTCACCTTGGTCGTGCGCCCCGGCTCGGCGATCGCGACCGTGCTCGACGTGACCGGTATCGGCGACGTTGCTCGCGTGGAAGCCGGCTCGGCCTGA